A portion of the Canis lupus baileyi chromosome 6, mCanLup2.hap1, whole genome shotgun sequence genome contains these proteins:
- the LOC140635210 gene encoding urea transporter 1 isoform X1, whose amino-acid sequence MNGQSLVGSTGDTPRGPLWKDPFGDKAGEALAPGPPEQVFVGYDKCNKDEAKPSRENPLFTAWPQGEDELVYLHRFGEPEEEITMEDSPTMVKMDQGENQILPRRRYLPKALGYITGDMREFASWLKDKPQVLQFVDWVLRGISQVVFVSNPISGILILVGLLVQNPWWALNGCVGTVVSTLTALLLAQDRSAIAAGLHGYNATLLGILMAVFSDKGNYFWWLLLPVSAMSMTCPIFSSALNSLFCKWDLPVFTLPFNMALSMYLSATGHYNLFFPSKLFKPVTAVPNVTWPDLSALQLLKSLPVGVGQIYGCDNPWTGGIFLCALLLSSPLMCLHAAIGSLLGIAAGLSLSEPFENIYLGLWGFNSSLACIAIGGMFVALTWQTHILALACALFTAYLGVSLSHVMAMAGLPACTWPFCLATLLFLLLTTKNANIYRMPLSKVTYPEENRIFFLQVKKKRMVESPL is encoded by the exons atgaaTGGACAGTCTTTGGTTGGCAGCACTGGGGACACCCCTCGTGGTCCTCTTTGGAAGGACCCTTTTGGAGATAAGGCTGGTGAGGCCCTGGCACCTGGGCCCCCGGAACAG GTGTTTGTTGGCTATGATAAATGCAACAAGGATGAGGCCAAACCTAGCCGTGAGAACCCCTTATTCACAGCCTGGCCACAGGGAGAAGATGAGCTGGTTTATCTGCATAGATTTGGG GAGCCAGAGGAAGAGATAACCATGGAGGACAGTCCCACTATGGTTAAAATGGACCAGGGTGAAAATCAGATTTTACCAAGAAGAAGGTACCTCCCCAAGGCACTTGGCTACATCACCGGTGATATGAGAGAATTTGCCAGCTGGCTCAAAG ACAAACCACAGGTGCTCCAGTTCGTTGACTGGGTTCTTCGGGGCATATCCCAAGTGGTGTTCGTCAGCAACCCCATCAGTGGAATCCTGATTCTGGTGGGACTGCTGGTCCAGAATCCCTGGTGGGCTCTTAATGGCTGTGTGGGAACGGTGGTGTCCACCCTGACGGCGCTGTTGCTTGCCCAGGACAG GTCAGCCATCGCCGCAGGACTCCACGGCTATAATGCCACCCTGCTGGGAATACTCATGGCTGTCTTTTCAGACAAGGGCAATTATTTCTGGTGGCTGTTATTACCTGTGTCTGCCATGTCCATGACTTG CCCAATTTTCTCAAGCGCCTTGAACTCCTTGTTCTGCAAATGGGACCTCCCCGTCTTCACTCTGCCCTTCAACATGGCATTGTCAATGTACCTCTCGGCGACGGGACATTACAACCTGTTCTTCCCAAGCAAATTGTTCAAACCCGTGACCGCGGTTCCCAATGTCACCTGGCCTGACCTCAGTGCCCTGCAG TTACTGAAATCCCTGCCTGTGGGTGTCGGGCAGATCTATGGCTGTGATAACCCGTGGACAGGGGGCATTTTCCTGTGCGCCCTcctgctctcctccccactcatgtgcCTGCACGCCGCCATCGGATCACTGCTGGGGATAGCAGCAG GACTCAGTCTTTCAGAGCCATTTGAGAACATCTACCTTGGGCTCTGGGGTTTCAACAGCTCTCTGGCCTGCATTGCAATTGGAGGAATGTTCGTGGCGCTCACCTGGCAAACTCACATCCTGGCTCTTGCCTGCG CCCTGTTTACTGCTTACCTCGGAGTCAGCCTGTCACACGTGATGGCTATG GCGGGACTGCCAGCCTGCACCTGGCCCTTCTGTTTGGCCACACTACTGTTCCTCTTGCTGACCACGAAAAATGCCAACATCTACAGAATGCCCCTCAGTAAAGTCACTTATCCTGAAGAAAACCGCATCTTCTTCCTCCAAGTCAAGAAAAAAAGGATGGTTGAAAGCCCTTTGTGA
- the LOC140635210 gene encoding urea transporter 1 isoform X2, with protein MEDSPTMVKMDQGENQILPRRRYLPKALGYITGDMREFASWLKDKPQVLQFVDWVLRGISQVVFVSNPISGILILVGLLVQNPWWALNGCVGTVVSTLTALLLAQDRSAIAAGLHGYNATLLGILMAVFSDKGNYFWWLLLPVSAMSMTCPIFSSALNSLFCKWDLPVFTLPFNMALSMYLSATGHYNLFFPSKLFKPVTAVPNVTWPDLSALQLLKSLPVGVGQIYGCDNPWTGGIFLCALLLSSPLMCLHAAIGSLLGIAAGLSLSEPFENIYLGLWGFNSSLACIAIGGMFVALTWQTHILALACALFTAYLGVSLSHVMAMAGLPACTWPFCLATLLFLLLTTKNANIYRMPLSKVTYPEENRIFFLQVKKKRMVESPL; from the exons ATGGAGGACAGTCCCACTATGGTTAAAATGGACCAGGGTGAAAATCAGATTTTACCAAGAAGAAGGTACCTCCCCAAGGCACTTGGCTACATCACCGGTGATATGAGAGAATTTGCCAGCTGGCTCAAAG ACAAACCACAGGTGCTCCAGTTCGTTGACTGGGTTCTTCGGGGCATATCCCAAGTGGTGTTCGTCAGCAACCCCATCAGTGGAATCCTGATTCTGGTGGGACTGCTGGTCCAGAATCCCTGGTGGGCTCTTAATGGCTGTGTGGGAACGGTGGTGTCCACCCTGACGGCGCTGTTGCTTGCCCAGGACAG GTCAGCCATCGCCGCAGGACTCCACGGCTATAATGCCACCCTGCTGGGAATACTCATGGCTGTCTTTTCAGACAAGGGCAATTATTTCTGGTGGCTGTTATTACCTGTGTCTGCCATGTCCATGACTTG CCCAATTTTCTCAAGCGCCTTGAACTCCTTGTTCTGCAAATGGGACCTCCCCGTCTTCACTCTGCCCTTCAACATGGCATTGTCAATGTACCTCTCGGCGACGGGACATTACAACCTGTTCTTCCCAAGCAAATTGTTCAAACCCGTGACCGCGGTTCCCAATGTCACCTGGCCTGACCTCAGTGCCCTGCAG TTACTGAAATCCCTGCCTGTGGGTGTCGGGCAGATCTATGGCTGTGATAACCCGTGGACAGGGGGCATTTTCCTGTGCGCCCTcctgctctcctccccactcatgtgcCTGCACGCCGCCATCGGATCACTGCTGGGGATAGCAGCAG GACTCAGTCTTTCAGAGCCATTTGAGAACATCTACCTTGGGCTCTGGGGTTTCAACAGCTCTCTGGCCTGCATTGCAATTGGAGGAATGTTCGTGGCGCTCACCTGGCAAACTCACATCCTGGCTCTTGCCTGCG CCCTGTTTACTGCTTACCTCGGAGTCAGCCTGTCACACGTGATGGCTATG GCGGGACTGCCAGCCTGCACCTGGCCCTTCTGTTTGGCCACACTACTGTTCCTCTTGCTGACCACGAAAAATGCCAACATCTACAGAATGCCCCTCAGTAAAGTCACTTATCCTGAAGAAAACCGCATCTTCTTCCTCCAAGTCAAGAAAAAAAGGATGGTTGAAAGCCCTTTGTGA